The proteins below come from a single Mycobacterium parmense genomic window:
- a CDS encoding dienelactone hydrolase family protein has translation MNAHSPDAIRAETVTITGHGGDEIEAYQAVPLAEGSRGGVVWIHHMPGYDRETKEFVRRLAVNGLHAVAPNLYSREAPGASPDDAAAAARAAGGVPDERLVGDVAGAVEHLRSLPGTNGKYGVIGHCSGGRHTFLAACSLPFDAAVDCYGGFVVESPPDGVPRAIKPILHLAPNLSCPLLGLFGADDPFPSPEAVATLDAELTRLGKPHEFHSYEGAGHAFFSVDRPAYRVEAAVDGWRRIDEFFGTHLKG, from the coding sequence GTGAACGCACACAGCCCGGATGCCATCCGCGCGGAAACCGTCACCATCACCGGCCACGGCGGCGACGAGATCGAGGCCTACCAAGCGGTGCCCCTCGCCGAGGGATCGCGCGGCGGGGTCGTCTGGATCCATCACATGCCCGGCTATGACCGGGAGACCAAGGAGTTCGTCCGGCGACTCGCCGTCAACGGCTTGCACGCCGTGGCCCCGAACCTCTACTCGCGGGAGGCCCCGGGTGCCTCCCCCGACGACGCCGCCGCCGCGGCGCGGGCGGCGGGCGGCGTGCCCGACGAGCGCCTGGTCGGCGATGTCGCGGGCGCGGTCGAGCACCTGCGCTCGTTGCCTGGCACCAACGGGAAGTACGGCGTGATCGGGCACTGCTCGGGCGGGCGGCACACGTTCCTCGCGGCGTGCTCGCTGCCGTTCGACGCGGCGGTGGACTGCTACGGCGGCTTCGTCGTCGAAAGCCCACCGGACGGTGTGCCTCGGGCGATCAAGCCGATCCTGCACCTCGCGCCGAACCTCAGCTGTCCGCTGCTCGGCCTCTTCGGTGCCGACGACCCCTTCCCGTCACCCGAAGCGGTGGCCACGCTGGACGCCGAGCTGACCAGGCTGGGCAAGCCACACGAATTCCATTCCTACGAGGGGGCGGGCCACGCCTTCTTCTCCGTCGACCGGCCGGCCTACCGCGTCGAGGCGGCCGTGGACGGGTGGCGGCGCATCGACGAGTTCTTCGGCACCCACCTGAAAGGCTAG
- a CDS encoding DUF6295 family protein — MCTHLTEHVEIDGSGKGATGWFGASRATVYVDHPVHAPYAHTVNIDVINPRIGPSARVALELTEESALALADAIRNAISHAPAGIASKNPRHDR, encoded by the coding sequence ATGTGCACCCACCTCACCGAACACGTCGAGATCGACGGCAGCGGCAAAGGCGCGACCGGCTGGTTCGGTGCCAGCCGCGCGACCGTCTACGTCGACCACCCCGTCCATGCGCCCTACGCCCACACGGTCAACATCGACGTGATCAACCCGCGGATCGGCCCGTCGGCGCGGGTGGCCCTGGAACTCACCGAGGAGAGCGCCCTTGCGTTGGCCGATGCCATCCGCAACGCGATCTCGCACGCGCCCGCCGGTATCGCCTCCAAGAACCCACGCCATGACCGCTGA
- a CDS encoding DUF427 domain-containing protein, whose amino-acid sequence MTADFAGRNYPEMAVARGRIEPAPRRVRGYLGHELVFDTCAARYVWEVPYYPQYYIPLADVRAGFLSDENHPQKVQFGPSRLHSLLGAGKTYPSAARVFDAGGDSPVAGTVRFEWDPLRWFEEDEPIYGHPRNPYSRVDALRSHRHVRVELDGVALADTGSPVLLFETGLPTRYYIEPTDVAFEHLQPSPTQTLCPYKGTTSGYWSVRTGPPGEQVVHPDLAWTYHYPLPAVAQIAGLVAFYNEKLDIAVDGAMLARPQTQFS is encoded by the coding sequence ATGACCGCTGACTTCGCGGGCCGCAACTATCCCGAAATGGCCGTCGCGCGAGGCAGAATCGAGCCCGCCCCGCGGCGCGTCCGCGGCTACCTCGGGCACGAGCTGGTCTTCGACACCTGCGCGGCCCGGTACGTGTGGGAGGTGCCGTATTACCCGCAGTATTACATCCCCCTGGCCGATGTCCGCGCGGGGTTCCTCAGCGACGAAAACCACCCGCAGAAGGTGCAATTCGGCCCCTCGCGGTTGCACTCCCTGCTCGGCGCCGGCAAGACGTACCCATCGGCCGCGCGCGTTTTCGATGCCGGCGGCGACAGCCCGGTGGCCGGCACCGTGCGGTTCGAGTGGGATCCGTTGCGGTGGTTCGAAGAAGACGAGCCGATCTACGGCCATCCGCGCAACCCGTATTCGCGGGTCGACGCCCTGCGGTCGCACCGGCACGTCCGCGTCGAACTCGACGGAGTCGCGCTGGCCGACACCGGGTCTCCCGTGTTGTTGTTCGAAACGGGTTTGCCGACGAGGTATTACATCGAGCCCACCGACGTCGCCTTCGAACATCTGCAACCCAGCCCGACCCAGACGCTTTGCCCGTACAAGGGGACGACGTCGGGCTACTGGTCGGTGCGGACGGGCCCCCCGGGCGAGCAGGTGGTGCATCCGGACCTGGCGTGGACCTACCACTACCCGCTCCCGGCGGTCGCCCAGATCGCGGGTCTGGTGGCTTTCTACAACGAAAAGCTCGACATCGCGGTCGACGGCGCCATGTTGGCGCGCCCGCAAACGCAATTCAGCTAG
- a CDS encoding ammonium transporter has translation MLPYPDWLNPGDNAWQLVAATLVGLMSIPGIAVLYGGIVQKKWAVNTMLMAFTGFSLVLVVWVLWGFKMGFGEPLKLGPGILASAVGKPRTILSSNNQQIAYIPLLDGTMPSFRFSETTLAYFQFVFAGITPLLFLGSVIGRMNFKVWLIFVPLWSTFAYSVNAFLLWGGGWWSHAGALDYSGGYVIHLAAGTSGFVAAAVIGPRLARDRERAVPNNLPLAAVGAGVLWLGWNGFNGGDPYFSGADASLAVINTNLTTAVALLTWVLWDIFASKQRKPTFLGAINGMITGLVAITPAAGFVNSFGAIIIGVVASSLVWMSWNWLGTTRPFKKVDDTLGVFHTHGVAGLAGGLLVGVLADPHIVEYLGGSTGQDATFAGWLYGHHPKQILIQAGAAGTIIVWDALVTFVILRVLGLFMKLRLPDEVLETGDLGVHDEEAYPDDTLVTGRRIDPSAATRSAPAGSTSAEPAND, from the coding sequence ATGTTGCCTTATCCCGATTGGCTGAATCCCGGAGACAACGCCTGGCAATTGGTGGCAGCCACCCTTGTCGGCCTGATGAGCATCCCGGGCATCGCCGTGCTGTACGGCGGTATCGTCCAGAAGAAGTGGGCCGTCAACACGATGTTGATGGCCTTCACCGGTTTCTCTCTGGTCCTGGTCGTGTGGGTGCTGTGGGGATTCAAGATGGGCTTCGGCGAACCGCTGAAGCTGGGCCCCGGCATCCTGGCGTCGGCGGTCGGAAAACCCAGGACGATCCTGAGCAGCAATAACCAGCAGATCGCCTACATCCCGCTGCTGGACGGAACCATGCCGTCCTTCCGTTTCTCCGAGACCACGCTCGCGTACTTCCAGTTCGTGTTCGCCGGCATCACCCCGCTGCTTTTTCTCGGCAGCGTGATCGGTCGAATGAACTTCAAGGTGTGGCTCATCTTCGTGCCGCTGTGGTCGACATTCGCCTATTCGGTCAACGCGTTCCTGTTGTGGGGCGGCGGCTGGTGGTCGCACGCGGGCGCCCTGGATTACAGCGGCGGCTACGTGATCCACCTGGCTGCCGGGACAAGCGGTTTCGTCGCCGCCGCGGTGATCGGCCCGAGGCTGGCGCGCGACCGCGAACGCGCGGTGCCCAACAACCTCCCGCTTGCCGCGGTCGGGGCCGGCGTGCTGTGGCTGGGCTGGAACGGGTTCAACGGAGGTGACCCGTACTTCTCGGGCGCCGACGCCTCCCTGGCGGTGATCAACACGAACCTCACCACCGCCGTCGCCCTCCTGACCTGGGTGCTCTGGGACATCTTCGCCAGCAAGCAGCGCAAGCCCACGTTCCTCGGCGCCATCAACGGCATGATCACCGGGCTGGTCGCGATCACCCCGGCCGCCGGCTTCGTGAACAGCTTCGGCGCCATCATCATCGGCGTCGTGGCGTCCTCGCTGGTGTGGATGTCGTGGAATTGGCTCGGCACGACGCGGCCGTTCAAGAAGGTCGACGACACCCTGGGCGTGTTCCACACCCACGGGGTGGCGGGGCTGGCGGGCGGGCTGCTCGTCGGGGTGCTCGCCGACCCCCACATCGTCGAGTACCTGGGCGGCAGCACGGGTCAGGACGCGACCTTCGCCGGATGGCTGTACGGCCACCACCCGAAGCAGATACTGATCCAGGCCGGGGCCGCCGGCACCATCATCGTCTGGGATGCGCTGGTCACCTTCGTGATCCTGCGCGTGCTGGGCCTGTTCATGAAGCTGCGGTTGCCCGACGAGGTGCTGGAGACAGGTGACCTCGGCGTGCACGACGAAGAGGCGTACCCGGACGACACGCTCGTCACCGGCCGGCGAATCGACCCCTCGGCGGCGACGCGGTCTGCACCGGCGGGGTCCACGTCCGCCGAGCCGGCGAATGACTAG
- a CDS encoding P-II family nitrogen regulator, translating into MKLITAIVQPHTLEDVRHAVEASGVLGMTVVAVQGYGRQRGHTEVYRGAEYAVEFVPKVRVEVLVDDEFVERVSTAIIGAARTGKIGDGKVWVSPIDTVVRIRTGERDQQAL; encoded by the coding sequence ATGAAGCTGATCACCGCCATCGTCCAGCCACACACGCTCGAAGACGTGCGGCATGCGGTTGAGGCGTCCGGCGTGCTGGGTATGACCGTCGTCGCGGTGCAGGGCTACGGCAGGCAGCGGGGGCACACCGAGGTCTATCGCGGGGCCGAGTACGCCGTCGAGTTCGTGCCGAAGGTCCGTGTCGAGGTGCTGGTCGACGACGAGTTCGTCGAGCGCGTGTCGACCGCCATCATCGGAGCAGCGCGCACCGGGAAGATCGGCGACGGCAAGGTGTGGGTCTCGCCGATCGACACGGTGGTCCGGATCCGGACCGGTGAGCGCGACCAGCAGGCGCTCTGA
- a CDS encoding YncE family protein — translation MSDVGMLDTSSVVRIPVGNGPITDIDVSPDGARLYVTNYGHDSASVVDTRTGRVVETIRGLSEPSAIALSGEGPARAYVLTARAAYDAIDVIDAATNRVVATHRLALSVSDMAVSADGQSLFVCRNGAPGADVAVLDSAGATRAVVELATVPGTTAEFVRISADGTRLYVGTNGPCGGRIVVIDPRARPARGGPRVVDVVDLGLPVRDLALSADGGTAYVASYGPVVGAVLDVIDTGNRKIVTTRKIGEITGVLTRLALSRDGNRAYLLSEDAITVVSSRTQDVIDDVRVTAHPSAVVESPDGRSLYIADHGGMVTVASSVPAPGREPSLARREPAPHEAALV, via the coding sequence ATGAGCGATGTGGGGATGCTTGATACCTCGTCGGTAGTCCGGATCCCGGTGGGGAACGGCCCGATCACCGACATCGACGTCAGCCCCGACGGCGCCAGGTTGTACGTGACCAACTACGGGCACGACAGCGCGTCGGTCGTCGATACCCGCACCGGACGCGTCGTGGAGACCATCCGCGGCCTCAGTGAACCGTCCGCCATTGCCCTCAGCGGTGAAGGGCCGGCCCGTGCGTACGTCCTCACCGCGCGCGCCGCCTACGACGCGATCGACGTCATCGACGCCGCGACCAACCGCGTCGTCGCCACGCACCGGCTCGCGCTCAGCGTGAGCGACATGGCGGTCAGTGCCGACGGACAATCCCTCTTCGTCTGCCGCAACGGCGCGCCCGGCGCCGATGTCGCGGTGCTCGACTCCGCCGGGGCGACGCGCGCTGTGGTCGAGCTCGCGACCGTGCCGGGCACCACCGCGGAGTTCGTCCGCATCAGCGCCGACGGGACTCGCCTGTACGTCGGCACCAACGGGCCCTGCGGCGGCCGGATCGTGGTCATCGACCCCCGGGCCCGGCCGGCCCGCGGTGGCCCGCGCGTGGTCGACGTCGTCGACTTGGGCCTTCCCGTCCGCGACCTCGCGCTGAGCGCCGACGGCGGCACCGCCTACGTGGCCAGCTACGGCCCGGTCGTCGGCGCGGTGCTCGACGTCATCGACACCGGCAACCGCAAGATCGTCACCACCCGGAAGATCGGGGAGATCACCGGCGTGCTCACGCGGCTGGCACTCAGCCGGGACGGCAACCGCGCCTATCTCCTCAGCGAGGACGCGATCACCGTGGTGTCCTCGCGCACGCAGGACGTGATCGATGACGTCCGGGTAACCGCGCACCCGTCGGCCGTGGTGGAAAGCCCCGACGGCAGGAGCCTGTACATCGCGGACCATGGCGGCATGGTCACCGTGGCGTCATCGGTCCCGGCGCCGGGCCGCGAGCCGAGCCTGGCGCGGCGCGAACCCGCGCCCCACGAGGCGGCGCTCGTCTGA
- a CDS encoding fatty acid--CoA ligase, which yields MDSTMQDFPLTIAAIMRHGCGVHRERTVTTSTGDGYRMSTYGEVGDQAARLANGLRRLGVSGDQRVGTFMWNNAEHLAAYLAIPSMGAVLHTLNIRLFPEQLAYVANEAQDRVVLVDASLAEVLAPVLGELETVHTVIMVGEGDAARLERSGKKVVRYADVIDGESAEFDWPEIDERSAAAMCYTSGTTGNPKGVVYSHRSSFLHSMAACTTNGIGIGSSDIVLPVVPMFHANAWGLPYAALMAGADIVMPDRHLDARSVIDMIETQRPTVAGAVPTIWNDVRHRLEDDPDHDLSSLRLVACGGSAVPLSLMQTFEDKHGVRIRQLWGMTETSPMATTAWPPPGVPEEHRWAYRATQGQPLCGVEVRIVDDDGTVLPNDGVAVGEVEVRGPWIAGSYYLGRDESKFDSGWLRTGDVGRLDERSFITLTDRAKDVIKSGGEWISSVELENALIGHPHVMDAAVVGVPDERWQERPLAVVVAKPGTSVSAEHLRMFLADKVARWWLPERWTFVEEIPRTSVGKYDKKAMRSRYADHGYWVVEARD from the coding sequence ATGGACAGCACGATGCAGGACTTTCCGTTGACGATCGCCGCGATCATGCGGCACGGCTGCGGCGTGCATCGCGAACGCACGGTCACGACCTCGACCGGAGACGGCTACCGGATGAGCACCTACGGGGAGGTGGGCGACCAGGCCGCCCGGCTGGCGAACGGCCTGCGCCGCCTCGGGGTCAGCGGTGACCAGCGGGTGGGAACGTTCATGTGGAACAACGCCGAGCATCTGGCCGCCTACCTGGCGATCCCGTCGATGGGCGCCGTGCTGCACACCCTCAACATCCGGCTCTTCCCCGAACAGCTCGCCTACGTCGCCAACGAAGCGCAAGACCGCGTGGTGCTGGTCGACGCGTCGCTGGCCGAGGTGCTCGCGCCCGTGCTGGGCGAGCTGGAGACCGTCCACACCGTGATCATGGTGGGGGAGGGCGATGCCGCGCGGCTCGAGCGGTCGGGCAAGAAGGTGGTGCGATACGCCGACGTGATCGACGGCGAGTCGGCCGAATTCGACTGGCCGGAGATCGACGAAAGATCCGCCGCCGCAATGTGCTACACCAGTGGCACCACCGGCAACCCCAAAGGCGTTGTCTACAGCCATCGTTCGAGCTTCCTACACAGCATGGCGGCGTGCACCACCAATGGCATCGGCATCGGGTCCAGCGACATCGTGCTGCCGGTCGTGCCGATGTTCCACGCCAACGCATGGGGCCTGCCCTACGCGGCGCTGATGGCGGGCGCCGACATCGTCATGCCGGACCGCCACCTCGACGCGCGCTCGGTGATCGACATGATCGAGACGCAGCGGCCGACCGTGGCGGGTGCGGTCCCGACGATCTGGAACGACGTCAGGCACCGGCTGGAGGACGATCCCGATCACGACCTCTCCTCGCTGCGCCTGGTGGCATGCGGTGGCTCGGCCGTGCCGCTTTCGCTGATGCAGACCTTCGAGGACAAGCACGGCGTCCGGATCCGGCAGCTGTGGGGCATGACGGAGACCTCTCCGATGGCCACCACCGCGTGGCCACCTCCGGGAGTGCCGGAGGAGCACCGGTGGGCCTACCGCGCGACCCAGGGCCAGCCCCTGTGCGGGGTGGAGGTCCGCATCGTCGACGACGACGGCACGGTGTTGCCCAACGACGGCGTCGCGGTGGGCGAGGTGGAGGTCCGCGGGCCGTGGATCGCGGGCTCGTACTATCTGGGCCGCGACGAATCCAAGTTCGACTCCGGCTGGTTGCGCACGGGCGACGTCGGCCGCCTGGACGAGCGAAGCTTCATCACCCTGACCGACCGAGCCAAGGACGTCATCAAGTCCGGTGGGGAGTGGATCTCCTCGGTCGAGCTGGAGAACGCCCTGATCGGCCACCCGCACGTCATGGACGCCGCGGTTGTCGGGGTTCCCGACGAGCGCTGGCAGGAACGGCCACTCGCGGTCGTCGTCGCCAAGCCCGGCACGTCGGTCAGCGCGGAGCATCTACGAATGTTCTTGGCGGACAAGGTCGCCCGTTGGTGGCTGCCCGAGCGGTGGACCTTCGTCGAGGAGATCCCGCGCACCAGCGTGGGCAAATACGACAAGAAGGCCATGCGGTCGCGCTACGCCGACCACGGCTACTGGGTGGTCGAGGCCCGCGACTGA
- a CDS encoding PE domain-containing protein, whose amino-acid sequence MSFVVAAPELVTDAARNLASLGSTISEAHTAAAGPTIGLLVAADDEVSAAVAALFSNHASAFQALSARAAAFHTQLVATLNAGAGAYATAEAANALPLASPLQALQDNASGLLSSAPVQNLEQNVLGVINAPTEALLSRPLIGNGVNGSTNAEGVGTAGGAGGILWGNGGSGGASTATGVAGGAGGPAGLLGTGGMGGMGGAGAAGGAGGTGGLLWGTGGTGGLGGTNGIGGAGGNAVLFGAGGAGGQGGTFTLDAASEVVDGGVGGTGGTGGLLWGNGGAGGIGGPFATGGAGGTAHWFGNGGAGGEGGAFANGGTGGHGGQLIGNGGGGGTGGVTDGAATAGGTGAPGGALAGHAGSAGGAGGAASVTLTMDQTRPELDISINGGPVSKAFIDTGSTTTLIPEQNVNVQSLGQPIQEGLEYTFGPSSDPSLQTITHYDTYTAEMNLGNGIMTKPMTIGVVTSETDGNGIAKPMSEWEGVLGTGVNTVSTDQLSNQNLPNSFVPQLPGDLANGVLINQPQHYFQFGDNPLTPFASVSGAPETGQLEISVSYDGVTTGYQAVNFATIDTGGVGGDIPQNLLPNNLSGILPGAPLPDGTTFSVQAYNSSTGGYAPLYTQTVSVDPNLYPQTLVEVPQSTIPPGSPNPSGVFNTGNYIFSQMPIYMSYTPPATGGTLIGGTTYFDVPSS is encoded by the coding sequence ATGTCGTTCGTGGTCGCGGCGCCGGAATTGGTGACCGACGCAGCAAGAAATCTGGCCAGCCTCGGCTCCACAATCAGCGAAGCCCACACGGCCGCGGCGGGACCCACGATCGGGCTGCTCGTCGCCGCCGACGACGAGGTGTCCGCGGCGGTTGCCGCCTTGTTCTCCAACCACGCGTCGGCCTTTCAGGCGCTCAGCGCGCGGGCGGCGGCATTTCACACGCAGTTGGTGGCGACCCTGAATGCCGGCGCGGGCGCCTACGCGACGGCCGAGGCCGCCAACGCGTTGCCGCTGGCGAGTCCGCTGCAGGCGCTGCAGGACAACGCATCGGGTTTGCTCAGCTCGGCGCCGGTGCAAAACCTCGAGCAGAACGTGCTGGGTGTGATCAATGCGCCGACCGAAGCGCTGCTAAGCCGTCCGTTGATCGGTAACGGCGTCAACGGTTCCACCAACGCCGAGGGGGTCGGGACAGCCGGCGGGGCCGGCGGCATCTTGTGGGGCAACGGCGGCAGCGGCGGCGCGAGCACGGCCACCGGTGTGGCCGGCGGCGCCGGCGGTCCGGCCGGCCTGCTGGGGACCGGCGGCATGGGCGGTATGGGCGGTGCCGGGGCGGCCGGCGGCGCCGGGGGAACCGGGGGCCTGCTGTGGGGCACCGGCGGAACCGGCGGGCTCGGCGGCACGAACGGAATCGGCGGTGCCGGCGGCAACGCGGTGTTGTTCGGCGCCGGTGGTGCCGGCGGCCAGGGCGGCACGTTTACCCTCGACGCCGCAAGCGAAGTCGTCGACGGCGGAGTCGGGGGCACCGGGGGCACCGGGGGCCTGCTGTGGGGCAACGGCGGTGCCGGCGGGATCGGCGGACCCTTCGCCACCGGAGGCGCCGGCGGCACCGCGCACTGGTTCGGCAACGGCGGTGCGGGCGGCGAGGGCGGGGCGTTCGCGAACGGCGGTACCGGCGGCCACGGCGGGCAGTTGATCGGCAACGGCGGCGGGGGTGGTACCGGCGGCGTGACCGACGGCGCCGCGACCGCCGGCGGCACCGGCGCCCCGGGCGGCGCGCTGGCGGGCCATGCCGGATCGGCCGGCGGCGCGGGCGGTGCGGCCAGCGTCACGCTGACGATGGACCAGACCCGCCCCGAGCTCGACATCTCCATCAACGGCGGCCCGGTGTCGAAGGCGTTCATCGACACCGGCTCCACCACGACGTTGATCCCCGAGCAGAACGTCAATGTGCAATCCCTCGGACAGCCGATTCAAGAGGGTCTCGAGTACACCTTCGGCCCGAGTTCGGACCCGTCCCTCCAAACCATCACCCACTACGACACCTACACGGCCGAGATGAACCTGGGCAACGGGATCATGACCAAGCCGATGACGATCGGCGTCGTCACCAGCGAAACCGACGGCAACGGGATTGCCAAACCCATGAGCGAGTGGGAAGGCGTCCTCGGCACCGGAGTCAACACGGTCTCGACCGACCAACTGAGCAATCAGAACCTGCCCAACAGCTTCGTCCCGCAGTTGCCCGGTGATCTCGCCAACGGTGTGCTGATCAATCAGCCGCAGCACTATTTCCAGTTCGGCGACAACCCGTTGACGCCCTTCGCCTCGGTCTCGGGAGCGCCCGAGACCGGCCAGCTGGAGATATCGGTCAGCTACGACGGCGTCACCACGGGTTATCAGGCGGTCAACTTCGCGACCATCGACACCGGCGGGGTGGGCGGTGACATCCCGCAGAACCTGCTGCCCAACAATCTGTCCGGCATTCTGCCGGGGGCGCCGCTGCCGGACGGGACAACGTTCTCCGTGCAGGCCTACAACAGCAGCACTGGTGGTTACGCGCCGCTGTACACGCAGACGGTCAGCGTGGACCCCAACCTCTATCCCCAAACACTGGTGGAAGTGCCTCAATCGACGATCCCGCCCGGCTCACCGAATCCCAGCGGCGTCTTCAACACCGGCAACTACATCTTCTCGCAGATGCCGATCTACATGTCCTACACTCCCCCGGCCACGGGCGGCACGCTGATCGGCGGCACGACGTACTTCGACGTGCCGTCCAGCTAG
- a CDS encoding S1 family peptidase — translation MWSRALAVIATAVIGAGSSAGPVLAEGNPPAPGAKIEDDNSACTAAFAARGNDDAYYLMTSGHCDSHDGSVWTYGDDNVPLGRVSAQEYEENGDTGTQRKDAAIIRLDQAVGVPVGDVAGRYPVRNALGFSQIQVGMPFCKVGAVTGETCGAVTGTEGNYAVETNVYSLPGDSGSPGFVKNADGTVSAVGILTSSPEGDDHTTYFVLVEPLLSKWGLHILP, via the coding sequence ATGTGGTCACGCGCTCTGGCCGTGATCGCCACCGCGGTGATCGGCGCGGGATCGTCGGCCGGTCCCGTTCTGGCCGAAGGGAATCCGCCGGCTCCCGGCGCCAAGATCGAGGATGACAACTCTGCGTGCACCGCGGCTTTCGCCGCCAGGGGCAACGACGACGCCTACTACCTGATGACCAGTGGGCACTGCGACTCGCACGATGGCTCGGTGTGGACTTATGGCGATGACAACGTCCCGCTGGGCAGGGTCAGTGCCCAGGAGTACGAAGAGAACGGCGATACCGGGACGCAGCGCAAGGATGCCGCGATCATCCGCCTCGACCAGGCGGTCGGCGTGCCGGTCGGTGACGTCGCCGGGCGCTACCCGGTCCGTAATGCGCTCGGTTTCAGCCAGATTCAGGTTGGCATGCCGTTCTGCAAGGTCGGCGCGGTCACCGGCGAAACCTGTGGTGCGGTGACGGGCACCGAAGGCAATTACGCGGTCGAGACCAACGTCTACAGCCTGCCCGGAGACAGCGGCAGCCCGGGCTTCGTCAAGAACGCGGACGGCACGGTCAGCGCGGTCGGCATTCTGACGTCGTCGCCCGAGGGGGATGACCACACCACCTATTTCGTGCTGGTCGAGCCGCTGCTCAGCAAGTGGGGTCTGCACATCCTGCCCTGA
- a CDS encoding class II glutamine amidotransferase, with product MCRLFGLHAGTDVCTATFWLLDAPDSLSEQSRRNPDGTGLGVFDEHGRPVVCKQPMAAWDDAAFATEAHELSGTTFVAHVRYATTGSLDARNTHPFLQDGRIFAHNGVVEGLDIIERRLREVGTDNLVEGKTDSERVFALITAGVRAHDGDVTAGLLDAVGWLAANVPIFGVNLLLSTATDMWALRYPEGNQLYLLDRRHDSRSSAPDRKFHMRTERIRALSDHLCTRSSVVFASEPMDDDPRWSLLESGELVHVDGALNLSRRIALPDPPRHLLRTADLSKPAQQAQAVSP from the coding sequence ATGTGCCGCCTCTTTGGACTACACGCCGGGACCGACGTCTGCACCGCGACCTTCTGGCTGCTCGACGCGCCCGACAGCCTCTCCGAGCAGAGCAGGAGGAACCCCGACGGCACGGGCCTGGGCGTCTTCGACGAGCACGGGCGACCGGTCGTGTGCAAGCAGCCGATGGCCGCCTGGGACGACGCCGCCTTCGCCACCGAGGCGCACGAGCTCAGTGGCACCACGTTCGTCGCCCACGTCCGTTATGCGACAACCGGATCGCTCGACGCGCGCAACACCCACCCGTTCCTGCAGGACGGCCGGATATTCGCGCACAACGGCGTCGTCGAGGGGCTCGACATCATCGAGCGGCGCCTGCGTGAGGTGGGCACCGACAACCTCGTCGAGGGCAAGACCGATTCCGAGCGGGTCTTCGCCCTGATCACCGCGGGCGTCCGCGCGCACGACGGCGACGTGACGGCCGGACTCCTCGACGCCGTGGGATGGCTTGCGGCGAACGTACCGATCTTCGGGGTCAACCTGCTGCTGAGCACGGCCACCGACATGTGGGCGCTGCGCTACCCCGAAGGCAACCAGCTCTACCTGCTCGACCGGCGCCACGACTCGCGATCATCGGCGCCGGACCGCAAATTCCATATGCGCACCGAGCGGATACGCGCGCTCTCCGACCACCTGTGCACGCGCTCGTCGGTGGTCTTCGCCAGCGAACCGATGGACGACGACCCGCGCTGGAGCCTGCTCGAGTCGGGAGAGCTGGTGCACGTCGACGGCGCGCTGAACCTCTCGCGCCGCATAGCGCTGCCGGACCCGCCCCGGCATCTGCTCCGCACCGCCGATCTGAGCAAGCCGGCGCAGCAGGCACAGGCGGTGTCACCCTGA